One genomic window of Myxococcota bacterium includes the following:
- the gspM gene encoding type II secretion system protein GspM: MKELWERIQKAYAGLEPRERLLVSIMGGLFAVALLWAGVVNPILSAADEGEQRLVTADQQLRVMQRLRRDYDDVQGRLTDVEERIRSGGRGNLRTTLETLARQATVNIESMEPQASPTHPKYKETKVEVGLRNVTLAQTVNYLHQIESARQALSVKSLRIKTRVENPQYLDVTFTVSSFEPI, encoded by the coding sequence ATGAAGGAACTCTGGGAGCGCATCCAGAAGGCCTACGCCGGCCTCGAGCCGCGCGAGCGGTTGCTCGTCTCGATCATGGGCGGGCTCTTCGCCGTCGCCCTGCTCTGGGCGGGTGTCGTGAACCCGATCCTCAGCGCGGCAGACGAGGGCGAGCAGCGGCTCGTGACCGCAGACCAGCAGCTGCGCGTCATGCAGCGACTGCGTCGCGACTACGACGACGTCCAGGGGCGGCTCACCGATGTCGAGGAACGCATTCGCAGCGGCGGTCGCGGCAATCTGCGCACCACCCTGGAGACCCTGGCACGCCAGGCGACCGTGAACATCGAGTCGATGGAGCCCCAGGCGTCGCCGACCCACCCGAAGTACAAGGAAACCAAGGTCGAGGTGGGCCTGCGCAACGTCACGCTGGCCCAGACCGTGAACTACCTGCATCAGATCGAATCGGCGCGTCAGGCGCTCTCGGTCAAGAGCCTCCGCATCAAGACCCGGGTCGAGAACCCCCAGTACCTCGACGTCACCTTCACCGTCTCCTCCTTCGAGCCCATCTGA
- the gspN gene encoding type II secretion system protein GspN, producing MSDALSTPTSPRPLRLTGILFAALALTFVFILIRFPYDLLAERVADSVERQTGMRISLGEISVGIVKWGPGLEAEAVRIVRPNGARFELDQVGARPALSLSWLTGNPALALEVSSVQGEVDGVATFGDAGGFHGTLANLDLAQLPPDLLRSPLQLEGIANADVALDGTEAGTEGKIRFDAQDGSLGHPNLPFALPFTTFSGDLDLGGDAFAEIRDLNLDSPLASGRGRGTVGKGPSFANAPLRLEIELTVSGAIQSSLASQGVKVGRDGTVRVTLMGTPARPTLR from the coding sequence ATGAGCGACGCGCTTTCCACGCCCACGTCACCGCGGCCGCTGCGCCTCACCGGAATCCTGTTCGCGGCGCTCGCGCTCACCTTCGTCTTCATCCTGATTCGCTTCCCCTACGACCTCCTCGCCGAGCGCGTCGCCGACTCGGTCGAGCGACAGACGGGAATGCGGATCTCGCTCGGCGAGATCTCCGTCGGGATCGTGAAATGGGGCCCGGGTCTCGAGGCCGAGGCCGTGCGTATCGTGCGCCCGAACGGAGCGCGCTTCGAGCTCGATCAGGTGGGGGCCCGCCCGGCCCTCTCGCTCTCCTGGCTGACCGGGAACCCGGCCCTCGCTCTCGAAGTGTCGTCGGTCCAGGGAGAAGTGGACGGAGTCGCCACCTTCGGAGACGCCGGGGGCTTCCACGGCACGCTCGCGAACCTCGACCTCGCCCAGCTGCCGCCGGATCTGCTGCGCTCGCCGCTGCAGCTCGAAGGCATCGCCAATGCCGACGTCGCCCTCGATGGAACCGAAGCGGGCACCGAGGGCAAGATCCGATTCGACGCGCAAGACGGATCCCTGGGCCACCCCAACCTGCCCTTCGCGCTGCCGTTCACCACCTTCAGCGGCGACCTCGATCTGGGCGGCGACGCCTTCGCCGAGATCCGCGACCTCAACCTCGACTCTCCGCTCGCGAGCGGCCGGGGACGCGGCACCGTGGGCAAGGGGCCGAGCTTCGCGAACGCCCCGCTCCGCCTGGAGATCGAGCTGACCGTCAGTGGCGCCATCCAGAGCTCGCTCGCGAGCCAGGGCGTCAAAGTCGGCCGGGACGGCACCGTGCGGGTGACCCTGATGGGCACGCCCGCGCGGCCCACCCTGCGCTGA
- a CDS encoding metalloregulator ArsR/SmtB family transcription factor produces the protein MEALQKVFKTLSDPTRVRVLALLEQEELAVQELMDVLGMAQSRVSRHLAILREAGLLKDRRDGTYVFYRFALPEDGPWRETWRLVQANLADDATRARDIAALSQVMEARAERTRSFFDAVGPEWDALRKVFHDDALRSRAIIRLVPPGLRVADIGTGTGILAAELARLGMSVIAIDHSARMLEAARTKLEAEGISGVELREGEVSALPLSDSELDAAFAHMVVHYLPSPADAIREMARVVRPGGQVILIDFVRHEHEWMRQELGVHWLGFDLDEVASWFAQAGLEETRTEIHSAGNTARDLPATFIASARRPD, from the coding sequence GTGGAAGCGCTGCAGAAGGTCTTCAAGACGCTCTCGGACCCGACCCGGGTTCGCGTCCTCGCGCTGCTCGAACAAGAGGAGCTCGCGGTCCAGGAGTTGATGGACGTACTCGGGATGGCCCAATCGCGGGTCTCACGACACCTCGCGATCCTGCGCGAGGCCGGCCTGCTCAAGGATCGCCGCGACGGCACCTACGTCTTCTATCGCTTCGCCCTCCCCGAGGATGGGCCCTGGCGCGAGACCTGGCGGCTCGTCCAGGCGAATCTGGCCGACGATGCCACCCGCGCCCGCGACATCGCCGCGCTCTCCCAGGTGATGGAGGCGCGTGCCGAGCGCACGCGCAGCTTCTTCGACGCGGTCGGACCCGAGTGGGATGCCCTGCGCAAGGTCTTCCACGACGATGCGCTGCGCAGCCGCGCCATCATTCGTCTCGTCCCTCCCGGGCTGCGCGTCGCCGACATCGGCACGGGCACCGGCATCCTCGCCGCCGAGCTCGCGCGGCTCGGCATGTCGGTGATCGCGATCGACCACTCGGCGCGCATGCTCGAGGCCGCGCGAACGAAGCTCGAGGCCGAAGGCATCTCCGGGGTCGAGCTGCGCGAAGGCGAAGTCAGCGCCCTCCCACTCTCGGACAGCGAGCTCGACGCCGCCTTCGCCCACATGGTGGTGCACTACCTGCCGTCACCGGCCGACGCGATCCGCGAGATGGCACGCGTCGTACGTCCCGGCGGCCAGGTGATCCTGATCGACTTCGTGCGCCACGAACACGAGTGGATGCGCCAGGAGCTCGGCGTGCACTGGTTGGGCTTCGACCTCGACGAGGTCGCGAGCTGGTTCGCTCAGGCGGGTCTCGAGGAGACCCGCACGGAGATCCACAGCGCTGGAAACACCGCGCGAGATCTCCCGGCCACCTTCATCGCGTCGGCGCGACGCCCGGACTGA